Genomic DNA from Streptomyces sp. NBC_01571:
GATCGGCGGCCTCAGGGCCACCCGCCGCAGTCGCGGGAAGGCCGGTTCGGTGAAGGCGGGGAGCTCCCGCTCGCGCGGGGGCCTCCTGGGGGGCGGAAGCGGCGGCGCCGGCGGCAGCTGGTGGGCCGGCGGGGGCGACTCGTCCGGCGGTGGGCACCACGGGGGCCACCACGGCGGGGGTCACTCCTGCGGCGGCGGTCACTCGTGCGGCGGCGGCTCGTCCTGCGGAGGCGGGTCGTCCTGCGGTGGCGGCGGATGCGGTGGAGGCAGCTGACACGGGGCAGCCGAGCTCCACACGGACAACGCGTCCGCAGCACGCTGAGGTGCCCGCCGGGAACGACTTCCGGCGGGCACCTCCGCGTACCGGGCCGGGGACGGTGCGCGAGTGACGGAACGGGACGGGAGTGTCGGCCGGGAGGGTGGTGCCGGAGCGCGGCCGGAAGAATTTCACGAGGACGTGTCGGCTCCGACGGGTGCTTCCCTTCGTCAGCCGTTCGGGGGGCTTTCCGGGGGCCGTGACCGGGGCGTGTTGTCGCGCTCGGGGAGGCCGGGCCGGCCTTCCGCTTCCGCGCGCCCGGCGCACGGCGTGGTTGAACAGTTGAACTGTGGAGCCCTCGGGGGGATGGAAACCCTACGAAGTTGGGTAAAAACGCTGTGGTGGCACCACAGTTCATGATTCCCTCTAAAACGCCAGCGCGGCCCTCGGATCGTCCCTTCCTGACAGGGCTGACCGGGCTGACCGGGTCGATCCCCCCATACCGACCGGGTGCGCCGGACCCCCACCTCCCTTTGCGTGCTAGCGGAGCCGACCCATGCTCACGACCCTGAACACCGCCTACACCGACACGCGCGCGGCCGACCTCGCGTGGGCCCTGGGGCGCGAGCCGCTGCCCGCGCTCGCCACCCTCGACCTCGAACTCGACGGAGCGAGACTTCAGTTGAGACTCCTCGGCGCGTCCCACCAGGTCCTCCTGGAGGAGGAGCGGGGCAGCTGTTCGGAGACCGTCGCCTGCATCGCCGGCAGCAGCACGCCCCTTCCCCTGGGCGTGGCCAAGCGGGTCGGCGACTGGGAGTACGAGTTCGCGGCGCGCGTCGAGACACTTTCGTGCGGCTCCTTCGCGGGGCGCGCCCAGGAACTGCTGGCCCTGGTCTCCGACCACCCCAACGGACTCGTCGGTGTCTTCCCCGGCAGCCCGCACGCCTTCACCGCCCTGCTGGCCCAGCGCCACGAGGGCCAGGTCCACTGGCGTACGTGGCACGCGTACCCGCAGGACGGACAGCTGGTGGCGACACGGACGAGGGTGGGGGTGCGGGTGGCGGCCGAGGCCGATCTGCTCAGCGCGTCCGGCGTGTGAGGTCGCGTGGGTCCGCCCGTGGGGATACGCCCGTTGAGACGAACCGGGGAGCCGGCGGCGGTGGCCCCGGACGGCGGCCGCACCCGCTCCGACAACCGTACGGGCGAGCGTCAGATCCACACGTGTGGGTGACGAGGCGTAGTGCCGGTGTGACGTAGCGTTCCCAGCGTGATCGAACCGCACGCGCCTGCTCCCCCCGGCGCGCCGCCGCCCTGGGGCGTCCAGGGCCAGGCGCGGCTGCCCGTCCGTCCGGGCACCGGCCGGTTCCTCGTCCTCGCGGGCGTGTTCGTCTGTGCGGCCTGCGGACTCGTGTACGAGCTCGAACTCGTCGCCCTCGCCTCCTACCTGGTCGGCGACTCGGTCACCCAGGCCTCGGTCGTGCTGTCCGTCATGGTCTTCGCCATGGGGGTCGGCTCCCTCGTCGCCAAGCGTCTGCGTCCCCGTGCGGCGGCCGGCTTCGGCGCGGTCGAGGCGGCGCTCGCGCTGGTCGGCGGATGCAGCGCGATGACCCTGTACGCCGTGTTCGCGTGGACCGGTGACTGGGGCGGCGCCTGGGCGAGCGGGTCGCGGTACCTGCTGGCCGCCTTCTCGCTCGCCATCGGCCTGCTGATCGGCGCCGAGGTCCCCCTCCTCATGGAGTTGATACAACGCATCCGCCGACAGGACCCGGGCGGCGCGGTGGCGGACCTCTTCGCCGCGGACTACGTCGGCGCGCTCGTCGGAGGCCTGGCTTTTCCTTTTCTGCTGCTGCCCCAGCTCGGGCAGCTGACCGGCGCACTGCTCACCGGGGCGGTGAACGCGCTGGCCGGCGGTGCCCTCGTCCTCGGCCTGTTCCGCCGGGACCTGAGCAGGCGCGGGCGCTGGCTCCTGCTCATCGCCAACGTGGTGGTCCTCGGCCTGCTCGCCACGGCCGCCCTGCTCGTCGACGACTTCGAGCACGCGGCACGGCAGGCGGTGTACGGCAGGGACGTGCGGGTGGCCCTCCGCACCGGCGTACAGGAAGTGGTCCTCACCGGCGGTACGCGCGGACACCCGCTCGGCCTCTTCCTCGACGGACGCCTGCGGGCCGGCGGCCGCGACGAGCACCGCTACCACGAGGCCCTGGTGCACCCCGCGATGGACGGACGCCACGCGCGCGTGCTCGTCCTCGGCGGTGGCGACGGACTCGCGGTCCGCGAGGTGCTGCGCTATCCGGACGTCCGCCGGGTCGACGTGGTCGATCGCGACGCCGGGGTGGTGAGGCTGGCACGCCGGGACCCGGCCCTGTCGGCGCTCAACGGTCACGCGTTCGACGACCCGCGGGTGCACGTGTTCACCGCCGACGCCTTCTGCTGGCTGCGCGGGGACCCGTCCCCGTACGACGTGGTGATCTCCGACCTGCCGGACCCCGGGATCACGGCGAGCACGAAGCTGTACTCGCAGGAGTTCTACGGGCTGACGCGCCGGGCGCTGGCCGACGGCGGACGACTGGTGGTGCACGCCGGACCGGTCTCCTCCCGCCCCGGTGTCTTCTGGACGGTCGAGGCTACGGTGCGGGCCGCCGGCCTGCGCGCCGACCCGTACCGCGTGGGCGGCCGAGACTCCGGTTCCGCGGCCGGACCCGACCGTACGGCGGGTGCGTCCCGGGCCCCGCGCGACTGGGGGTTCGTCCTCGCGTCCGCCAGGGGTACGCCCCTGGGCCTGGCCCCCGGCGGGCCCGTTCTGCGTTCCCTCACACCGCGGTCCCTCGCGGCGGACGCACGGGCCGTGTGGCACACCCGGATCACGGGACTCGCGCCGTCCACGCTGGTGCATCCGCGCTATTCCGACTGACCGGGGGCGGGGGAATGGGGGAATGACGCGGGAATCCCGTGATACGCGGGTGCGGTTCGCACCAGCCTGGGTAGGCTCGGCCGACATGGAGCATGAGGTGTTCGTTCCGGTTCCGGCCGAGCGGCTGAGGGAGGCGCTGGCCGATCCCGCGCGGGTGGCCCGGGCGGTACCCGGGCTCCAGCAGGACGCCGGCACGGCGCCCGTCTCCGGACGACTGCGTGTCCGCGTCGGCGGCCACACCATCACCTATCGCGGGGCCGTGCGGGTCGTCGCCCGGGACGACGGTGCGTACGCCGTCGAGGGGGACGGTACGGAGGCCCGTGGCACCGGGACCGTGAAACTCGCCCTCACCCTTCGTCTGGCGCCGGCCGAGGGCGGCACCACCCTCGTCGTCACGGGCACCGCCACGGCGGACGGACGCCTGGCGGAAATCGCTCCGGCCACGGTCGCCACGGCGGCGATCCGTCTGCTGAACCGGTTCGCGCAGAATCTGGCGGCCGGGACGGCGGACGCGTCCGCGGCCGAGGGGGGATCCGGCGCCGTGGGTGAGGCCGGGGGCGCGTCGGGTTCTGAAGGCGAGGCCGAGGGTGCGTCGGGTTCCGAGGGTGAGCCTGGGGGAGCGTCGGGTTCCGAGGCTGAGGGCGAGGGTGGTTCGGAGGGCGGGGGGGAGTCCGAGGGTGTGGGCGATGCGACGGACTCCGTCCCCGACGCCGAGGTCCCGCCGCCGTCCCTCGATCCCCTCGCCGGGGACGGCCAGGAACCGGCTCCGACACCTCCGGGGCCCGTGGACAGGGAGGACTCCATCGCCGAGGCGGCGCACGCGCGGCGGACGATGATCGGGCGCAGTGCGGAGGAGGTCGACCATGCGCCGCCGCGGGGGCGTTACGCGCCTGTGCCGGCGCCGGAGGTCGATGCGGCCCGGGCGACGCTTCGTTGGGCGGCTCCCGCGGCGGCGGTCGTTGTCGCCTCGGCGATCGTCGTCACCCGAGCGTTGCGCAAACGACGCTGACCCCTTGCCGGGGTGGAGACCGTACCCGGGGACTCCGCCCCCCCCAGACCCCCGCTTCGCCCGAAGGGCTCGTCCTCGAACGCCGGACGGGCTGGGTATGCGGGCCTGCGCTGGATGGTTCCGCCCGCGCTGAAGGTTCCGGCCGAGGGCATGTCCTTCAGCCCGTCCGGCGTTTGAGGACGAGGCCGTTCAGGCCGAAAGCTGGGGGCCGGGGGCGGCAGCCCCCGGGTACGGGCCGGTCGGAAGAACCGGACCAGTAGGGTCAACTCCGTGAGTAACGAAGACATCACGCTGACCGCGGGCGACGCGGAAGCGACCGTCACACCGGGCAACGGCGGACGGGTCGGGAGTCTGAAGGTCGGCGGCGTGGAACTGCTGCGCCAGGGTGAGAAGTTCGGGTGCTTCCCGATGACCCCGTGGTGCGGCCGGATCCGCGACGGCCGCTTCCTGGACGGCGCGACCGTCCAGCAGATGCCCCTCAACTCCCCGCCCCACGCCATCCACGGCACCGCCCGCGACGGCGCCTGGAGCACCGCCCGCGCCGACAAGCGGGAGGCCGTCATCACGTACGACCTCGTCGCCCCCTGGCCCCACCCGGGGCGCGTCACCCAGGCGTTCGCCCTGACCGAGGACGCCCTCAGGCTCACCATGTCCGTGGAGACGTACGACTCCTCCTTCCCCGCCCAGATCGGCTGGCACCCGTGGTTCAACCGGACCCTGGCGGGAGAGGGCGTCCAGGTCGGCTTCAGCCCCGCCTGGCAGGAGGAGCGCGGCGCCGACCATCTGCCCACCGGCCGCCGCATCGACCCCCTCCCCAGCCCCTGGGACGACTGCTTCGGCATGCCCGACGGCGTCGACGTCACCCTCACCTGGCCCGGCCGGCTGGAGCTGAAGGTGACCAGCCGCGAGGAGTGGGTCGTGGTGTACGACGAGCAGGACGCGGCGGTGTGCGTGGAGCCCCAGACCGGTCCGCCGAACGGGCTGAACACCCACCCGCGCCTGGTCACCCCCATCGAGCCACTGGAGGCGTCCATGACCTGGAGCTGGCGGCGCCTCTAAGCTGGCGGGCATGAGTGACGTGCGCGGAGCGCTGCTGCAGCAGATCAAGGACAAGGCCGTGGTGCACGGCAAGGTGACCCTCTCCTCGGGTCTGGAAGCCGACTACTACGTGGACCTGCGCCGGGTCACGCTGGACGGCGAGGCCGCGCCGCTGGTCGGACAGGTGCTGCTCGACCTCACGGCCGAGCTGGACTTCGAGGCGGTGGGCGGCCTCACCATGGGCGCCGACCCCGTCGCCGGGGCCATGCTGCACGCCGCCGCGGCCAGGGGCCGGAAGCTGGACGCCTTCGTCGTACGGAAGGCGGCCAAGGCGCACGGTCTGCAGCGCCGCGTGGAGGGCCCGGAGATCAGGGGGCGGCGGGTGCTCGTGGTCGAGGACACCTCGACCACCGGCGGCTCCCCGCTGGCCGCCGTCGAGGCGGTCCGGGAGGCCGGCGCCGAGGTCGTCGGAGTGGCGACGATCGTCGACCGCGCGACCGGCGCCGCCGAGAAGATCGAGGCCGGCGCCGGAGTGCCGTACCTCTTCGCCTTCTCCAAGGACGAGTTGGGCCTGGACTGACGACGGGTCCGGGATCCCGCCGAACCCGGGGTCCCGCATCCCGGACAGGGTGACCGGAGCACCGGGTCAAGTCTGGAAAGATGGGGACGACGATGACGTCGCCCCCTAGGTCAGGGCCGTAAGCAGCAGAACGCCACCCGCACATACAAGGAGCGGACAGATGCCCATCGCAACCCCCGAGGTCTACGCCGAGATGCTCGACCGGGCGAAGGCAGGCAAGTTCGCCTACCCGGCCATCAACGTGACCTCCTCCCAGACCCTGCACGCTGCGCTGCGCGGCTTCGCGGAGGCGGAGAGCGACGGCATCATCCAGATGTCCACCGGTGGCGCGGAGTTCCTCGGCGGCCAGTACAAGAAGGACATGGTGACCGGCGCGGTCGCGCTCGCCGAGTTCGCCTACGTCGTCGCCGCCAAGTACGACATCACGGTCGCGCTGCACACGGACCACTGCCCCAAGGACAAGCTGGACACCTACGTCCGGCCGCTGCTCGACATCTCCGCCGAGCGCGTCGCCCGGGGCGAGAACCCGCTGTTCCAGTCGCACATGTGGGACGGCTCCGCCGAGACCCTCGCCGACAACCTGGCCATCGCTCAGGAACTGCTCGCGAAGGCCGCCGCCGCGAAGATCATCCTCGAGGTCGAGATCACCCCGACCGGTGGCGAGGAGGACGGCGTCTCGCACGAGATCAACGACTCCCTGTACACCACGGTCGACGACGCGATCCGCACCGCCGAGGCCCTCGGCCTGGGCGAGAAGGGCCGCTACCTGCTCGCCGCGTCCTTCGGCAACGTGCACGGCGTCTACAAGCCGGGCAACGTCGTCCTGCGCCCCGAGCTCCTGAAGGAGCTGAGCGACGGTGTCGCCGCCAAGTTCGGCACGGCGTCCCCGTTCGACTTCGTCTTCCACGGCGGCTCCGGCTCCTCGGCCGAGGAGATCGCCACCGCGCTGGAGAACGGCGTCGTGAAGATGAACCTCGACACGGACACCCAGTACGCGTTCACGCGTCCGGTCGCCGACCACATGTTCAGGAACTACGACGGCGTCCTGAAGGTCGACGGCGAGGTCGGCTCCAAGAAGACCTACGACCCG
This window encodes:
- a CDS encoding aldose 1-epimerase; this translates as MSNEDITLTAGDAEATVTPGNGGRVGSLKVGGVELLRQGEKFGCFPMTPWCGRIRDGRFLDGATVQQMPLNSPPHAIHGTARDGAWSTARADKREAVITYDLVAPWPHPGRVTQAFALTEDALRLTMSVETYDSSFPAQIGWHPWFNRTLAGEGVQVGFSPAWQEERGADHLPTGRRIDPLPSPWDDCFGMPDGVDVTLTWPGRLELKVTSREEWVVVYDEQDAAVCVEPQTGPPNGLNTHPRLVTPIEPLEASMTWSWRRL
- a CDS encoding SRPBCC domain-containing protein — its product is MEHEVFVPVPAERLREALADPARVARAVPGLQQDAGTAPVSGRLRVRVGGHTITYRGAVRVVARDDGAYAVEGDGTEARGTGTVKLALTLRLAPAEGGTTLVVTGTATADGRLAEIAPATVATAAIRLLNRFAQNLAAGTADASAAEGGSGAVGEAGGASGSEGEAEGASGSEGEPGGASGSEAEGEGGSEGGGESEGVGDATDSVPDAEVPPPSLDPLAGDGQEPAPTPPGPVDREDSIAEAAHARRTMIGRSAEEVDHAPPRGRYAPVPAPEVDAARATLRWAAPAAAVVVASAIVVTRALRKRR
- the fbaA gene encoding class II fructose-bisphosphate aldolase encodes the protein MPIATPEVYAEMLDRAKAGKFAYPAINVTSSQTLHAALRGFAEAESDGIIQMSTGGAEFLGGQYKKDMVTGAVALAEFAYVVAAKYDITVALHTDHCPKDKLDTYVRPLLDISAERVARGENPLFQSHMWDGSAETLADNLAIAQELLAKAAAAKIILEVEITPTGGEEDGVSHEINDSLYTTVDDAIRTAEALGLGEKGRYLLAASFGNVHGVYKPGNVVLRPELLKELSDGVAAKFGTASPFDFVFHGGSGSSAEEIATALENGVVKMNLDTDTQYAFTRPVADHMFRNYDGVLKVDGEVGSKKTYDPRTWGKLAEAGMAQRVTEACAALRSTGTRIK
- the pyrE gene encoding orotate phosphoribosyltransferase → MSDVRGALLQQIKDKAVVHGKVTLSSGLEADYYVDLRRVTLDGEAAPLVGQVLLDLTAELDFEAVGGLTMGADPVAGAMLHAAAARGRKLDAFVVRKAAKAHGLQRRVEGPEIRGRRVLVVEDTSTTGGSPLAAVEAVREAGAEVVGVATIVDRATGAAEKIEAGAGVPYLFAFSKDELGLD
- a CDS encoding DUF2617 family protein, with protein sequence MLTTLNTAYTDTRAADLAWALGREPLPALATLDLELDGARLQLRLLGASHQVLLEEERGSCSETVACIAGSSTPLPLGVAKRVGDWEYEFAARVETLSCGSFAGRAQELLALVSDHPNGLVGVFPGSPHAFTALLAQRHEGQVHWRTWHAYPQDGQLVATRTRVGVRVAAEADLLSASGV
- a CDS encoding polyamine aminopropyltransferase, with amino-acid sequence MIEPHAPAPPGAPPPWGVQGQARLPVRPGTGRFLVLAGVFVCAACGLVYELELVALASYLVGDSVTQASVVLSVMVFAMGVGSLVAKRLRPRAAAGFGAVEAALALVGGCSAMTLYAVFAWTGDWGGAWASGSRYLLAAFSLAIGLLIGAEVPLLMELIQRIRRQDPGGAVADLFAADYVGALVGGLAFPFLLLPQLGQLTGALLTGAVNALAGGALVLGLFRRDLSRRGRWLLLIANVVVLGLLATAALLVDDFEHAARQAVYGRDVRVALRTGVQEVVLTGGTRGHPLGLFLDGRLRAGGRDEHRYHEALVHPAMDGRHARVLVLGGGDGLAVREVLRYPDVRRVDVVDRDAGVVRLARRDPALSALNGHAFDDPRVHVFTADAFCWLRGDPSPYDVVISDLPDPGITASTKLYSQEFYGLTRRALADGGRLVVHAGPVSSRPGVFWTVEATVRAAGLRADPYRVGGRDSGSAAGPDRTAGASRAPRDWGFVLASARGTPLGLAPGGPVLRSLTPRSLAADARAVWHTRITGLAPSTLVHPRYSD